The following DNA comes from Alkalibacter saccharofermentans DSM 14828.
GAACAAAACTGCAGATAGGATAGAAGCCTCTTTTTCCGTGACGATATTTTGCGGAATATGGCGGTGGGCTACCCTAGGATTAATCTTATCATATGGTGAGTCAATAACGCGGTTTATGGCATTTGCCCCATTCCTTCCTGCAAAGAGCGCAACAATTATTAATGCTATAAGACGTGGTTCAGGGAATCCTCCTGCCGCCCAAATCATGGAAATCATTGCAAAGGGAAGTGAAAAAAGGCTATGAGAGAACATCACAAGTTCACCATAGTTTTTTATCTTATTTGCCAAACCCATAATCTGACCACCTTTTATCAACCATCTTTTTGATATCCTCGCTCATGGTAATGTCGTTTGGCCATTCTCTGTCATACCCTTCGCTTTTTAATTTTTTTGTCGCGTCTATGCCTAGCCGGTTGCCGAAGAAAGGAGTATTTGAAGAGTGATCCAATGCATCAAGAGGGCCCTCGGATATCATCAAGTCTCTTTTGGCATCTATATTGTTAAATACTTTCCACATTACTTCAGATAAGTTTTGAACATCGACGGTATCGTCAACGACGATTATCATTTTAGTATACATCATCTGACCTAATCCCCAGAGTGAGTTCATAACCTTAAAGGCGTGTTTTGGGAAAGCTTTTTTAATTGATACTATTGCACAGTTGTGGAAGACTCCTTCCAGGGGAAGATTCATGTCGGTAATTTCCGGTATGAGCATTTTAATAAGGGGAAAGAATATTTTTTCTGTCGCCTTTGCGATGTAACAGTCTTCCATAGGAGGCTGTCCCACGATTGTCGCAGGATACACAGGATCTTTCTTTCGGGTTACCTTCTCTACATGGAATACTGGGTACATGTCTTCCAATGAATAATAACCGGTATGATCGCCAAAAGGCCCTTCTTTTCTTAATTCATCGATTTCCACATAGCCTTCCAAAATAAACTCGGCGCATGCAGGGACGTAAATATCACAGGTTACGGCTTTTACGGTCTCTACAGGAGATTTCCTTAAGAAACCTGCAAATATCATTTCGTCTATCATCTTGGGCAATGGAGCAGTGGCAGAATAAATCAGTGAAGGGTCGCATCCTAAAGCTACGCACACGGGCATTTTCTTAATGCCTAACTTCCGATGATTATCATAAATTTCCTTTCCGTCTTTATGAAGGTGCCAGTGCATTCCTGTAGTTTTTTTATCATATTTTTGGAGTCTGTACATCCCCATGTTTTGAGTGCCACTGATGGGATCTTTTGTTATAACTAGAGGCAGAGTGATAAAAGGGCCGCCGTCTTCGGGCCAGCAAGTTAGGATAGGCAAGGTATCTAAATCTGCATCCTCTATGACTTCTTGACAAGAAGCCCTGTTGATTTTTTTTGGAAAGATAAAAGGAAGTGGAGCTAATTTAGGTATGGACTTGATCTTCCCCATCAAGCTTGAATATTGATCCAACTTGATAAGATTCTCGATTTCATCGGCTATAACTTTAACATCTTTTACTCCAAGTGACATTGCCATTCTTTCGTAGGTACCCATAGCATTTATTAAAAGAGGATACTTAGAACCCTTTACATTTTCAAAAAGAAGAGCAGGTCCGTAAGACTTT
Coding sequences within:
- a CDS encoding menaquinone biosynthesis decarboxylase, which codes for MYHKDLQEFIKFLDKKGELHRIKREVDPYLEITEITDRVSKSYGPALLFENVKGSKYPLLINAMGTYERMAMSLGVKDVKVIADEIENLIKLDQYSSLMGKIKSIPKLAPLPFIFPKKINRASCQEVIEDADLDTLPILTCWPEDGGPFITLPLVITKDPISGTQNMGMYRLQKYDKKTTGMHWHLHKDGKEIYDNHRKLGIKKMPVCVALGCDPSLIYSATAPLPKMIDEMIFAGFLRKSPVETVKAVTCDIYVPACAEFILEGYVEIDELRKEGPFGDHTGYYSLEDMYPVFHVEKVTRKKDPVYPATIVGQPPMEDCYIAKATEKIFFPLIKMLIPEITDMNLPLEGVFHNCAIVSIKKAFPKHAFKVMNSLWGLGQMMYTKMIIVVDDTVDVQNLSEVMWKVFNNIDAKRDLMISEGPLDALDHSSNTPFFGNRLGIDATKKLKSEGYDREWPNDITMSEDIKKMVDKRWSDYGFGK